A region of the Sphingobium yanoikuyae genome:
CGTGCCCGAGGCGCTGTGCCACGACATCTTCCTGCCCTTCTTCACCACCAAGAAGACCGGCAGCGGGATCGGCCTGAGCCTTGGCCGGCAGGTGCTGCTGGCGCATGACGGCACGATCGAGATCGACAGCGCGCCGTCGGGGGGCGCGCTGTTCCGGCTGACGCTGTAGTGCGGCGGCCGGCCCCGATCAGGGGCAAGGGTCGGGCAGGTCGCGATGGACCGCCTCGATCGCGGCGATGGCGTCGGCGCTGAGCGTCAGGTTGACGCTGTCGATGTCGGCCCTGAGCTGGTCCAGCGAGGTCGCGCCGATGATCGTCGCAGTGACGAACGGGCGGCTGTTGACATAGGCGAGTGCGAGCTGGGCGGGATCAAGGCCATGGGCATGGGCGATCGCGACATAGCGGGCGGCGGCCGGCGCCTGGCCGGGCAGGTCGTAGCGGACGAACTGGCGCGCGACGTCGCGGCGGGTGCCGGGCGCGATCACCCCGCCCAGATATTTGCCGGTCAGATTGCCGCCGGCGAGCGGCGAATAGGCGAGCAGGCCGACATCTTCCCGCAGGGCAAATTCGGACAGGCCGATTTCGAACACGCGGTTGAGCAGATTATAGGCGTTCTGGATCGACGCGATACGGGGCAGGCCCTGGTCCCGCGCCAGGCGCAGATATTCGCTGACGCCCCAGGGGGTTTCGTTCGACACGCCGACATGGCGGATCTTGCCCGCCTTCACCAGATCGGCAAGGGCATCGAGCGTTTCCTCGATCGGGACGGTGTCGGGCCGGTCGGCCAGGGCGGACAGGCCGCGCACGCCGAAGGAGGGGACCGGCCGGTCGGGCCAGTGGACCTGATAGAGATCGATATAGTCGGTCTGCAACCGGCGCAGGCTGTCGTCGATTGCCTGTTCAATGTTCCGGCGATCGAGCCGGTCCGCGGTGCGGATGCCGCGCGAGGGATCGCGGGCGGGGCCGGCCACCTTGGTCGCCAGGATGATGTCGTCGCGCTTCTTTCGCCCGGCGATCCAGCTGCCGATATAGGATTCGGTCAGGCCCTGGGTCTCGCGGCTGACCGGGGTGACCGGATACATTTCGGCGGTGTCGATGAAATTGACGCCCTGGCCGATCGCATAGTCGAGCTGGGCGTGCGCTTCGGCTTCGCTGTTCTGCGATCCCCAGGTCATGGTGCCAAGGCAGATCAGGCTGACCCAGAGGTCGGTGCGACCGAGCGTGCGATATTCCATATGTCATGGCCCTTTCGTGGCAAGCGACTGGTTTTTAGCCGTTTGTCGGGAAATGCAAAGCCATGGCGGGATCGGTTGAGAAACTATCATTGACAGCATCCGTCCGGCCGCAGACAGGAAACAGCTCGTCCATCGGTTAACCAAAGGCTCATCGGATCGCCCTAGGTTGCGACTCCTTCCCTGTTGGTGCGTTGATCGAGCATGTCTGACCTGTCTGATCTCATCCTGGACATGATTACCCGCTATGGCTGGTGGAGCGGGCCGATCATCGGCGTGCTGGCCTTTTTCGAATCGCTGGTGGTGATCGGGCTGTTCGTGCCGGCGATCGCCACGATGATCGCGGTCGGCGGGCTGATCGGGGCGGGGCTGGTCGATCCGGCGCCGGTGTTCGCCTGCGCCGTGTTCGGCGCGATCCTGGGCGACTGGGTATCCTATACGCTGGGGCGGTCGGTCGGGCCGGCCATCTATCGCCATCGCTGGCTGCGCGGGCATCGGCTGGCCTTTGCGCGGGCGCGGCTCTTCTTTCGCCGCTATGGCTTCATCTCGGTGCTGCTCGGCCGCTTCCTGGGGCCGGTCCGTTCGACCGTGCCGGTGGTCGCGGGCGTGGTGAAGATGCCGCATGGCCCGTTCCAGATCGCCAATATCCTGTCCGCCCTGCTGTGGGTGCCGGCGCTGCTGCTGCCCGGCTATCTGGCCGGCGGCCGGCTGACCCATTTCGATTTCGAGGCGGAGCATTTCGCGATGATGGCGCTGGGCCTGTGCCTGGTGCCGCTGCTGCTGGGGTGGCTGGCGATCCGTTTCTTCAACAAGCCGCGCCAGCGGCATCGCACCATGTCCGCACAGCGCGGCTGAAAGGTTGATGACAGGCTGCTTCGCTAATCGGCGGCGGCCCAATTCACACCCAATAGGCTGTTCGCTGCGGCGGTGATGTTCTTCACGTCGTTGCCTTGCGGGACGGCGAGAGGATTTATGAACGATATCTGGACTCACATAGTCGCCGATTTTTCCAATCTCGGCTCTCCATCCGCGCTGGCCGCCTTTGGCCAGGTGGTGCTGATCGACATCATGCTGGCGGCGGACAATGCGATCGTCGTCGGCGCGCTGGCGGCCGGCCTGCCGCCAGCGTCGCGGCGCAAGGTGATCGCGATCGGCGTGATCGCCGCGCTGGTGCTGCGCATCGCCTTTGCCCTGCTGGTCACGCAGCTGATGCAGCTTGTCGGCCTGGTCTTTGCCGGCGGCCTGTTGCTGGTCTGGGTCGGCTGGAAGATGTGGCGCGAACTGCGCGCGCATGGCGAACCGGAAGATGCCGAGGATATTGCCGGAAAGGCGGCGCCCAAGGGCTTTGCCCAGGCGGCCTGGGCGGTCGCGATCGCCGACGTCAGCATGAGCCTGGACAATGTGCTGGCGGTGGCCGGCGCGGCGCGGGAGCATCCCGGCATCCTGGTGATCGGCCTTGTCCTGTCGGTGGCGCTGATGGGCGTGGCGGCGAACCTGCTGGCCCGCGTGATCGAACGCTATCGCGCAATCGCCTATTTCGGCCTGGTCGTGATCCTCTATGTCGCCGGCAAGATGATCTATGAAGGCGCGATTGACCCGGCCACGGGCCTCATCACCCTGTTCTGATAAAAAGAATGGCGGGGCCGGTCAGTCGGCCCCGCTCTTCCTTCCCATGGAGGCAAAGCCGAGCGGCGCGCCGATCAGCACCAGGATGACGCGGGTCAGATGGTGGATGACGACGACGCCCGGCTCCAGCGCCAGGCTGAGCGCAACCATGCTCATTTCGGCGAGACCGCCCGGCGAGTAAGCGAGCGTCAGCAGCACCGGATCAACCCCGGCAAGCGTGCCGATCCCCGCCGCCCAGGCAAAGGTGACGGCCAGCAGGATCGCCGTCGACCCCGCCGCCAGCGCCAGGATGCGCAGCAATTCCTTCAACGTCAGGCCGACGAAGCGGCAGCCCATGGTGGCGCCAAGGCCGACCTGTGCCGCGGCCAGCGCCCAGCCGGGAATGCGGAAATCGGCGAGGCCGCTCATATGCACGGCGGCGCTGACTGCCAGCGGCCCGACCAGATGCCAGGCGGGCAGGCGCAGCAGCCGGCCGATCAGCAGGCCCAGCAGCGCGCAGCCCAGCCCCCAGAAGAGCAGCGACCAGCTGGCGACATCGCCGGTCACCGGGGTGATGGCGCTGGCGGCGACCGGCGCATGGTCGAGTCGGATCAGGAAGGGCAGGATGAAGACGACGAGGAAGATGCGCGCGCCATGGATCAGGCCGATGGCGCGTTCGTCGGCGCCGCGTTCGGCGCCCATCACCACCATTTCGGCAATGCCGCCGGGCATGCCGGCGAAATAGGCGGTGGCCGGATCGAACTTCGCGACCTTGCGGAAATAGGTGACGCACAGCAGCGCAGCGGTGGCGAGGAAGAAGGGCAGGGCGGCGAGCGGGATGATCCAGTCGCGCGCCTGTGGCAGAAGATGCGGGCCAAAGCTGCTGCCCAGCACCACGCCGATCACCGCCGCCATCGGGCGGCGGGTGGCGGCGGAGGCCTGAATCGGCAAACCGGCGACGCTGGCGACCGCGCAGGCCGCCATCGATCCGAGCACCCAGGGCAGTGGCGCATGGATCGACCAGAAAAGCGCGCCGCCGGCCGCCCCGACGGCAAGCGCCGCCAGGAAGCGGAGGAGTGTGTCGAACCCCCTAGGCGACAAAGGGGAAGGCCAGGGCGATCATGCCGACCAAAGTCATGACGATGCCGACCGCGGCGGCGGGCAGCAGGGTGAAGCGCTGATGATCGGCCAGGTCCACGCCTGCCAGGCTGACCAGCAGATAGGTGGAGGGGACTAGCGGGCTGAGCAGATGGACCGGCTGGCCCATCAGCGAGGCGCGGGCGATCGCCATCGGTTCGACGCCATAATGGGCGCCGGCTTCGGCGAGGATCGGCAGCATGCCGAAATAGAAGGCATCGTTGGAGATGAAGAAGGTGAAGGGCATGGAGAGCAGGGCGGTGATCGGCGCCATATAGGGGCCGAGCGCGGGCGGGATGACGCCGACGACTTCCTTGCTCATCGCCTCCACCATGCCGGTGCCGCCGAGGATGCCGGTGAAGATGCCGGCGGCGAAGATCAGCGACACGACCGAGAGGACATTGCCGGCATGGGCGGCGATCCGTTCCTTCTGCTGGGCGACGCCGGGATAGTTGACGATCATGGCGATGGCGAAGGCGATCATCATCAGCACCGAGAGCGGCAGCACGCCCCAGACCAGCAGGACGAGCAGCGCCACCACCAGCAGGCCGTTGAACCAGCGCAGATGCGGCCGGCGCGCTTCGGGATATTGCGAGACGCCCAGGTCCGACGGGGCGACCGACTGGCGCGCCTGCACCTTGCCGAGGCGCCGGCGTTCCTTGATCCCGAACCAGAAGGCGAGGCCGAGCAGGAAGGCGAGGCCGGCGATCATGCCGGGGATGAGCGGCAGGAACAGGGTGGCCGGGTCCAGCTTCAGCGCGCTCGCGGCGCGGGCGGTCGGCCCGCCCCACGGGGTCAGGTTCATGATCCCGCTCGTCACCATCAGCAGGCAGACGAGGTAGAGCCGGTTCATGTCGAACCTTTTGTAGAGGGGAAGCAGCGCAGCGATGGTGATGATGTAGGTGGTCGACCCGTCGCCGTCGAGGCTGACGATCGAGCAGAGCACCACCGTGCCCAGCAGGATCAGCAGCGGATCGCCATGCACGATCTTCACCAGCCGGGCGACCAGCGGGTCGAACAGGCCGGTGTCGGTCATGGTCGAGAAGAAGAGGATGGCGAACAGCAGCATGACGCCGGTCGGCGCCAGATTCTTGATGCCGTCGATCATCATGTCGCCAAGGCCGGCGGCCTGACCGGCGATCACGCCGAACAGCGAGGGGATGACGATCAGCGCGACCAGCGGCGTCATCCGCTTGGTCATGATCAGCGTCATGAAGGTGGCGACCATCAGGAAGCCGAGCAGGGCAAGATTCATCGCTGCGTCCTTGAGGGGGCTGGAGGAAGGAGGATTAGAAGGTCACGCCGACACGGGCGCTGACGGTCTGGCCGTCATCGCCGCCCGTGTAGGTGCCGGCGCGGTTGTTGGTGTGCCACTGGATGCCGTTGAGCTGGATCCGGGTGAAGCTGTTGAGATACCAGTTGACGCCCAGCGTCGCGGCCCAGCCGTCGCCGCCCAGCACCAGGTCGGTATAATCGAGATTTTCGTAGCGGGCGGTCAGTTCGATCGCGCCAAGGCCGCCGTCGAGCACGGGGTCGAGCACATTGGGCTGGCCGAAGCTGCCGAGGCGCGGGTTGTAGGGCGGCAGTTCGCCGGTCAGGAACAGGCCGCTCGACAGGCTCCAGGCCTTGCTTTCGAAGCTGGGGCGTC
Encoded here:
- a CDS encoding NADP(H)-dependent aldo-keto reductase; translated protein: MEYRTLGRTDLWVSLICLGTMTWGSQNSEAEAHAQLDYAIGQGVNFIDTAEMYPVTPVSRETQGLTESYIGSWIAGRKKRDDIILATKVAGPARDPSRGIRTADRLDRRNIEQAIDDSLRRLQTDYIDLYQVHWPDRPVPSFGVRGLSALADRPDTVPIEETLDALADLVKAGKIRHVGVSNETPWGVSEYLRLARDQGLPRIASIQNAYNLLNRVFEIGLSEFALREDVGLLAYSPLAGGNLTGKYLGGVIAPGTRRDVARQFVRYDLPGQAPAAARYVAIAHAHGLDPAQLALAYVNSRPFVTATIIGATSLDQLRADIDSVNLTLSADAIAAIEAVHRDLPDPCP
- a CDS encoding DedA family protein; the encoded protein is MSDLSDLILDMITRYGWWSGPIIGVLAFFESLVVIGLFVPAIATMIAVGGLIGAGLVDPAPVFACAVFGAILGDWVSYTLGRSVGPAIYRHRWLRGHRLAFARARLFFRRYGFISVLLGRFLGPVRSTVPVVAGVVKMPHGPFQIANILSALLWVPALLLPGYLAGGRLTHFDFEAEHFAMMALGLCLVPLLLGWLAIRFFNKPRQRHRTMSAQRG
- a CDS encoding YjbE family putative metal transport protein (Members of this highly hydrophobic protein family,regularly are found preceded by the yybP-ykoY manganese riboswitch (see RF00080). A metal cation transport function is proposed.), with the protein product MNDIWTHIVADFSNLGSPSALAAFGQVVLIDIMLAADNAIVVGALAAGLPPASRRKVIAIGVIAALVLRIAFALLVTQLMQLVGLVFAGGLLLVWVGWKMWRELRAHGEPEDAEDIAGKAAPKGFAQAAWAVAIADVSMSLDNVLAVAGAAREHPGILVIGLVLSVALMGVAANLLARVIERYRAIAYFGLVVILYVAGKMIYEGAIDPATGLITLF
- a CDS encoding AbrB family transcriptional regulator, with translation MSPRGFDTLLRFLAALAVGAAGGALFWSIHAPLPWVLGSMAACAVASVAGLPIQASAATRRPMAAVIGVVLGSSFGPHLLPQARDWIIPLAALPFFLATAALLCVTYFRKVAKFDPATAYFAGMPGGIAEMVVMGAERGADERAIGLIHGARIFLVVFILPFLIRLDHAPVAASAITPVTGDVASWSLLFWGLGCALLGLLIGRLLRLPAWHLVGPLAVSAAVHMSGLADFRIPGWALAAAQVGLGATMGCRFVGLTLKELLRILALAAGSTAILLAVTFAWAAGIGTLAGVDPVLLTLAYSPGGLAEMSMVALSLALEPGVVVIHHLTRVILVLIGAPLGFASMGRKSGAD
- a CDS encoding CitMHS family transporter, with product MNLALLGFLMVATFMTLIMTKRMTPLVALIVIPSLFGVIAGQAAGLGDMMIDGIKNLAPTGVMLLFAILFFSTMTDTGLFDPLVARLVKIVHGDPLLILLGTVVLCSIVSLDGDGSTTYIITIAALLPLYKRFDMNRLYLVCLLMVTSGIMNLTPWGGPTARAASALKLDPATLFLPLIPGMIAGLAFLLGLAFWFGIKERRRLGKVQARQSVAPSDLGVSQYPEARRPHLRWFNGLLVVALLVLLVWGVLPLSVLMMIAFAIAMIVNYPGVAQQKERIAAHAGNVLSVVSLIFAAGIFTGILGGTGMVEAMSKEVVGVIPPALGPYMAPITALLSMPFTFFISNDAFYFGMLPILAEAGAHYGVEPMAIARASLMGQPVHLLSPLVPSTYLLVSLAGVDLADHQRFTLLPAAAVGIVMTLVGMIALAFPFVA